One stretch of Siphonobacter curvatus DNA includes these proteins:
- a CDS encoding SPASM domain-containing protein — protein sequence MNRNLSDGLNFASKLTARRVWNGLKVVSSYIESKITQKPVHRGLPIALSFEPTTSCNLRCPECPSGLRSFTRPTGMLEGDLFKRTIDEIGAELLYLIFYFQGEPYLHPQFLEMVQYASQKGIYTATSTNAHYLTDANAKKTVESGLDRLIISIDGTTQDVYQQYRVGGKLHKVIEGTKHILKWKKELKSQTPHVIFQFLVVQPNEHQIEDVKKLAAELGVDAVGLKTAQIYDYEGGDPLIPTIDKYSRYAKQTDGTYRIKNKFVDHCWKMWHSCVITWDGLVVPCCFDKDAEYRLGDLKQDSFKQLWKSKPYEQFRASLIRSRSEIEMCKNCTEGTKVWG from the coding sequence ATCAACCGTAACCTTAGCGACGGACTGAATTTCGCCTCCAAACTCACCGCCCGGCGAGTCTGGAACGGACTCAAAGTCGTATCGAGCTATATCGAATCGAAGATTACCCAAAAGCCCGTACATCGGGGTTTGCCTATTGCTTTATCCTTTGAGCCTACGACTTCCTGTAACCTGCGTTGCCCGGAATGTCCAAGTGGCCTGCGGTCGTTTACCCGGCCCACGGGTATGCTCGAAGGGGATCTGTTCAAACGTACAATCGACGAAATTGGGGCCGAGTTGCTGTATCTGATTTTTTATTTCCAGGGCGAACCCTACCTGCATCCGCAATTTCTGGAGATGGTGCAGTATGCTTCCCAGAAGGGGATTTATACGGCGACTTCTACCAACGCTCATTACCTGACCGACGCCAATGCAAAGAAGACGGTCGAAAGCGGTCTCGACCGACTCATCATTTCCATCGACGGTACCACCCAGGATGTGTATCAGCAGTACCGCGTAGGCGGGAAGCTGCATAAAGTCATCGAGGGGACAAAGCATATTCTCAAGTGGAAAAAAGAACTGAAGTCGCAGACGCCCCACGTCATTTTTCAGTTTCTGGTCGTGCAGCCCAATGAGCACCAGATTGAGGACGTGAAAAAGTTGGCAGCTGAACTCGGTGTAGATGCTGTGGGGTTGAAAACGGCCCAGATCTACGATTACGAAGGCGGGGATCCACTAATTCCGACCATTGACAAATACTCCCGCTACGCCAAACAAACGGATGGTACGTACCGCATCAAAAACAAATTCGTGGATCACTGCTGGAAAATGTGGCACAGCTGCGTGATAACCTGGGACGGACTGGTAGTACCCTGCTGTTTTGATAAGGATGCCGAATACCGACTGGGCGATCTCAAGCAGGATTCCTTCAAGCAATTATGGAAGTCCAAGCCTTACGAACAATTCCGGGCTTCCCTGATTCGAAGCCGTTCCGAAATCGAGATGTGTAAGAACTGCACAGAAGGTACCAAAGTATGGGGTTAA
- a CDS encoding ParA family protein, with amino-acid sequence MAKVIAIANQKGGVGKTTTTINLAASLATLEYRTLIVDADPQANSTSGLGFNPKEIENSIYECMVDGINVSDIIIQTEIDYLDLIPSHIDLVGAEIEMINLKTREEKMKEALASVRDEYDFVIIDCSPSLGLITINSLVASDSVIIPVQCEYFALEGLGKLLNTIKIIQTRLNTNLSIEGILLTMYDLRVRLSNQVVNEVTAHFQNMVFNTIIPRNIRLSESPSFGVPAIAHDADSKGAISYLNLAREILTKNGLVTID; translated from the coding sequence ATGGCCAAAGTCATTGCCATTGCCAACCAGAAGGGGGGAGTTGGGAAAACCACCACTACGATCAACCTCGCCGCTAGTTTGGCAACCCTGGAGTACCGCACGTTGATTGTAGACGCTGACCCACAGGCTAACTCTACGTCGGGACTCGGGTTCAATCCGAAAGAAATTGAAAATTCCATCTACGAATGCATGGTTGATGGAATCAACGTATCCGATATCATCATTCAGACCGAAATTGATTACCTCGATCTGATTCCCTCGCACATTGATCTGGTTGGGGCGGAAATTGAAATGATCAATCTGAAAACCCGCGAAGAAAAAATGAAAGAAGCCCTGGCTTCTGTTCGCGATGAGTATGATTTCGTCATTATCGACTGTTCGCCTTCGCTGGGCTTAATTACGATCAACAGCCTCGTGGCTTCTGATTCCGTTATTATTCCCGTACAGTGTGAATACTTCGCTTTGGAAGGCTTAGGGAAGTTGCTTAACACGATCAAGATCATTCAGACGCGACTAAACACCAACCTGAGTATCGAGGGAATTCTGTTGACGATGTACGATCTGCGGGTACGGTTATCCAATCAGGTGGTGAATGAAGTAACGGCTCACTTCCAGAATATGGTTTTTAATACCATTATTCCCCGGAACATCCGTCTTTCCGAATCGCCCAGCTTTGGGGTGCCCGCCATTGCTCACGACGCAGATTCCAAAGGAGCCATCAGTTACCTGAACCTGGCCCGTGAAATTCTGACCAAAAACGGCTTAGTAACCATAGATTGA
- a CDS encoding ParB/RepB/Spo0J family partition protein, whose product MNNTNKKRVGLGRGLGALLQDSDSVNNSRPSATPLSALEHISSMNEINVNFIETNPFQPRTHFDEESLAELAESIRIQGIIQPITVRQLGREQYQLISGERRLQASKRAGLTHIPAYIRTANDQQMLEMALIENIQRENLNAIEIALSYQRLISECNLRQEELGDRVGKNRTTVNNYIRLLKLPPVIQAALRDNKISMGHARAIINIDDVDTQLSLFKRIVDEDWSVRRVEEEVRKIQNPELAQDKTKKVPLKQEIRNLQFRLSSYFGSKVSIKSDEKDKGEIRIPFTNQEDLDRILGVLGELS is encoded by the coding sequence ATGAATAACACCAATAAAAAAAGGGTTGGGTTAGGACGCGGTCTGGGAGCCTTATTGCAGGATTCGGACTCGGTGAACAACAGCCGGCCCAGTGCAACCCCGTTGTCGGCTCTGGAGCACATTAGCTCCATGAACGAGATCAATGTTAACTTTATTGAAACGAATCCTTTTCAGCCCCGTACGCATTTCGACGAAGAGTCGCTGGCGGAACTGGCCGAGTCCATTCGTATTCAAGGAATTATTCAGCCCATTACGGTTCGTCAATTGGGCCGTGAGCAATACCAGCTCATCTCGGGTGAACGTCGCTTGCAGGCTTCTAAACGGGCGGGTCTGACGCATATTCCGGCGTACATTCGCACGGCCAATGACCAGCAGATGCTCGAAATGGCTCTGATTGAGAACATTCAGCGGGAAAACCTGAACGCCATCGAAATTGCTCTAAGTTACCAACGATTAATTTCGGAGTGTAACCTGCGGCAGGAAGAACTGGGCGATCGCGTAGGTAAAAACCGGACGACGGTCAATAACTACATTCGTTTACTGAAGTTACCACCGGTGATTCAGGCGGCGTTGCGGGATAATAAAATCTCCATGGGTCACGCCCGAGCTATCATCAACATCGACGATGTGGATACGCAGCTGAGTCTGTTCAAACGCATTGTAGACGAAGACTGGTCGGTACGGCGGGTAGAAGAAGAGGTTCGGAAAATCCAGAATCCGGAACTGGCCCAGGATAAAACCAAAAAAGTACCTTTAAAGCAGGAAATCCGTAATCTTCAGTTTCGGCTTTCCTCGTACTTCGGATCGAAAGTTTCCATTAAATCCGATGAAAAAGACAAAGGTGAAATCCGTATTCCCTTTACCAATCAGGAAGATCTGGATCGAATCCTGGGTGTACTGGGTGAGTTATCCTAA
- a CDS encoding DUF5683 domain-containing protein → MRFLIYFVLFLGLVKPALAQKADSVQIARVGVDSLTKSIPEPKGKLRKPLNIVPKYATYRSLALPGWGQAYVRQYWTIPIIYGGFGALGYAIHWNQVRYKQSITAWQSLIDQKVTTVPVTIGGTYYNALNQDQLRQSTSLYRRQRDLSIIGCVVLYAFQLVEANVTAHLKTFDNTDDISFRLKPGVQTDYVSTPMGVTAVFTLK, encoded by the coding sequence ATGAGGTTTCTGATTTATTTCGTATTGTTTTTAGGACTGGTAAAGCCCGCATTAGCCCAGAAAGCTGATTCGGTACAGATTGCCCGCGTAGGCGTTGATTCACTGACGAAATCCATTCCTGAGCCGAAAGGAAAGCTTAGAAAACCCCTGAACATTGTTCCCAAGTACGCCACATATCGTTCGCTGGCGTTACCAGGTTGGGGGCAGGCTTACGTACGCCAGTACTGGACCATTCCCATCATATACGGGGGATTTGGTGCATTGGGGTACGCCATTCATTGGAATCAAGTCCGATACAAACAGTCCATAACGGCCTGGCAAAGTCTGATTGATCAAAAGGTCACTACGGTGCCTGTGACCATTGGAGGTACGTACTACAATGCTTTAAATCAAGATCAGCTCAGGCAAAGTACATCCCTATACCGTCGTCAACGGGATTTATCCATTATCGGCTGCGTAGTGCTTTACGCCTTTCAACTCGTGGAAGCGAACGTTACGGCTCACCTGAAGACCTTTGATAATACCGACGATATTTCATTCCGGCTAAAACCGGGCGTGCAGACCGATTACGTGAGCACACCCATGGGGGTCACGGCTGTTTTTACTTTGAAATAA
- the dapB gene encoding 4-hydroxy-tetrahydrodipicolinate reductase, giving the protein MRIVLLGYGKMGKVIEGIALERGHEIVGRIDETNRADFASFSPATADVVIEFSHPTAALQNLKDSIGQGLPTVCGTTGWLEHRSEIEALTAKTSGAFFYASNYSIGVNLFFRLNQQLAKLISPYSEYQVEMTEIHHIHKKDAPSGTAITLAEGILEVNNRLSQWALEEGDGRSTLPIKALREGEVPGTHVVTYESAVDSIEIKHTAHNRQGFALGAVVAAEWLVGKVGVFGMDDLLGV; this is encoded by the coding sequence ATGCGAATAGTACTCCTGGGCTACGGAAAAATGGGCAAAGTCATTGAAGGCATTGCCCTGGAACGTGGCCACGAAATTGTAGGTCGGATCGACGAAACCAATCGGGCTGATTTTGCCAGCTTTTCGCCCGCTACGGCCGATGTCGTGATTGAATTCAGTCACCCCACGGCTGCCTTACAAAACCTGAAAGATTCCATCGGACAGGGCTTGCCCACCGTATGCGGTACCACGGGCTGGCTAGAACATCGTTCGGAAATCGAAGCCCTGACGGCTAAAACCAGCGGAGCCTTTTTCTACGCTTCTAACTACAGCATTGGTGTCAACCTGTTTTTTCGTTTGAATCAGCAGTTGGCTAAACTGATTAGTCCGTATTCGGAATATCAGGTAGAGATGACTGAAATTCACCACATCCATAAAAAAGACGCCCCGAGTGGTACGGCCATTACCCTGGCTGAAGGCATTTTAGAGGTAAATAACCGTCTATCCCAATGGGCATTGGAAGAAGGCGATGGACGTAGTACCTTGCCCATCAAAGCTTTGCGGGAAGGGGAAGTGCCGGGTACCCACGTCGTAACCTACGAATCTGCTGTCGATTCCATTGAGATCAAACATACCGCTCACAACCGCCAGGGCTTTGCATTAGGGGCCGTCGTTGCCGCTGAGTGGCTGGTAGGCAAAGTAGGCGTATTTGGTATGGATGATTTACTGGGCGTATAA
- the lepB gene encoding signal peptidase I translates to MEVKTVHQEQPKKKKSAFREWLDSIVFAVVAATLIRWLFLEAYTIPTPSMENSLLVGDFLFVSKLHYGTRTPQTPLQVPLTHQKIWGTNIDSYLDWVKLPMYRLPGFSHVKNGDVVVFNYPDSLHLPADLRPNYIKRCIGIPGDVVEVRATQVFINGKAMENPQKMLQPYRVYTNESLDEKFFLKYDIWNRRNESPNVYPITELDSVRREMITVGYEVNTSADVAKKFQEMGMRVEPRILEKGERSEVIYPNSSLFDWNQDNFGPLQVPKKGETIQLTTENIAKYRDVIENYEYNDKVEIDGTTVKINGTAVSTYTFKQDYYFMMGDNRSNSADSRYWGFVPSDHIVGKAVFIWMSLDPEGSFLNKIRWKRLFHLID, encoded by the coding sequence ATGGAAGTAAAAACTGTACATCAGGAGCAACCCAAAAAGAAGAAGTCGGCATTTCGGGAGTGGCTGGATTCTATCGTATTTGCGGTAGTAGCCGCCACGCTGATTCGGTGGTTGTTTCTGGAAGCCTATACGATTCCTACACCTTCGATGGAAAACAGCCTGCTGGTGGGGGATTTCCTGTTTGTAAGCAAACTGCATTACGGTACCCGTACGCCCCAAACGCCATTGCAAGTGCCGCTTACACACCAGAAAATCTGGGGTACGAATATCGATTCATACCTGGACTGGGTGAAACTTCCCATGTACCGCCTACCCGGTTTCTCGCACGTGAAGAATGGAGATGTGGTCGTTTTCAACTACCCCGATTCGCTGCATTTGCCCGCTGATTTACGGCCCAATTATATCAAACGTTGCATCGGTATTCCGGGGGACGTAGTAGAGGTGCGAGCTACGCAGGTTTTCATTAATGGCAAAGCCATGGAAAATCCGCAGAAAATGCTTCAGCCTTACCGGGTGTATACCAATGAGTCTTTGGACGAGAAGTTTTTCCTAAAATACGACATCTGGAATCGTCGTAATGAAAGCCCGAATGTATACCCGATCACGGAGCTTGATTCCGTACGCAGAGAAATGATTACCGTTGGTTATGAAGTCAATACGAGTGCCGATGTAGCCAAAAAATTCCAGGAAATGGGGATGCGGGTAGAACCCAGAATCCTCGAAAAAGGCGAACGTAGCGAAGTCATTTACCCTAATTCTTCTTTATTCGACTGGAATCAGGATAATTTCGGTCCGCTTCAGGTTCCCAAGAAAGGGGAAACCATTCAGCTCACGACTGAAAACATTGCTAAATACCGGGACGTCATTGAAAATTACGAGTACAATGACAAAGTAGAAATCGATGGTACGACGGTGAAAATCAACGGTACTGCCGTTTCAACGTACACGTTCAAACAGGATTATTACTTCATGATGGGGGATAACCGCAGCAACTCGGCCGATTCGCGGTACTGGGGTTTTGTTCCTTCCGACCATATCGTTGGGAAAGCCGTCTTTATCTGGATGTCGTTGGATCCTGAAGGAAGTTTCCTCAACAAAATTCGCTGGAAACGCCTGTTTCACTTGATCGACTAA
- a CDS encoding sodium/sugar symporter: MQGLQRIDYGVFLIYFLLVSSYGYWIYRRKKSSETNTKDFFLAEGSLTWWAIGASLIASNISAEHFIGMSGSGFAMGLAISSYEWMSAATLIIVAIFFIPIYLKNKIYTMPQFLSQRYNDTVATIMAVFWLLLYVFVNLTSILYLGALAVETISGVPFTTCMLGLAAFAIFITLGGMKVIGYTDLIQVVVLIMGGVAVTFLALQMVSDQWGGNGVIDGLSLLHTHANGHFHMIFSEGHTYYYELPGMAVLFGGMWINNLNYWGCNQYIVQRALGADLPTARSGILFAAFLKLVIPLICVIPGIAAYVLYQNGAFQQEMVDAAGKVKPDHAYPTLMNLLPTGLKGLAFAALTAAIVASLAGKCNSISTIFSLDIYKKFLNKDASEKQTVLIGRIAVWVAFAIALLITPQLRHLEQAYQFIQEYSNYLTPGAFALFFLGLFWKRTTSTAALVAASVSIPLALLFKWLPDTPIPFLHRTGWCFLILAGLMIIISLLDTSSKFNPKGLVLTRSMFRISPSFVVFSALVWGIIAALYTVFW, encoded by the coding sequence ATGCAAGGCTTGCAACGTATTGATTACGGTGTCTTTCTGATTTATTTCTTGCTCGTTTCTTCTTATGGCTACTGGATTTACCGCCGCAAAAAGTCCAGTGAAACCAATACCAAAGATTTCTTTCTGGCGGAAGGCTCGCTGACCTGGTGGGCGATTGGGGCTTCGCTGATTGCTTCCAACATTTCTGCCGAGCACTTCATCGGCATGTCGGGTTCGGGTTTTGCAATGGGACTGGCCATTTCTTCGTACGAATGGATGTCGGCAGCTACGCTGATTATTGTGGCTATTTTCTTTATTCCCATTTATCTGAAGAACAAGATTTATACGATGCCGCAGTTTCTGTCGCAACGTTACAACGATACGGTGGCAACGATTATGGCCGTATTCTGGCTATTGCTGTACGTATTTGTAAATCTTACTTCCATTTTGTACCTCGGGGCCCTAGCCGTTGAAACCATTTCCGGTGTACCCTTTACCACCTGTATGCTCGGACTGGCCGCTTTCGCCATTTTCATTACGCTCGGTGGGATGAAAGTAATTGGCTATACGGATTTGATTCAGGTGGTAGTGCTGATCATGGGTGGGGTCGCAGTAACGTTCTTGGCCCTGCAAATGGTATCAGATCAATGGGGCGGCAACGGCGTAATCGATGGACTAAGTTTATTGCACACGCACGCCAATGGCCATTTCCACATGATCTTTTCCGAAGGACATACCTACTACTACGAGTTACCCGGCATGGCCGTACTTTTTGGCGGTATGTGGATTAACAACCTGAATTACTGGGGCTGTAATCAGTACATCGTGCAGCGGGCTTTAGGAGCCGATCTACCAACGGCCCGGAGCGGTATCCTGTTTGCGGCGTTTCTCAAGCTCGTCATTCCGCTCATCTGTGTGATTCCCGGTATTGCGGCGTACGTGCTTTATCAAAACGGAGCCTTTCAGCAGGAGATGGTTGACGCCGCCGGAAAAGTAAAACCCGATCACGCGTACCCAACGCTGATGAATTTACTGCCAACGGGCTTAAAGGGATTGGCATTTGCGGCCCTAACGGCGGCCATCGTAGCGTCACTAGCGGGAAAATGTAACAGTATTTCGACGATCTTTAGTCTGGATATTTACAAGAAATTCCTCAATAAAGATGCTTCCGAAAAACAGACCGTTTTAATTGGAAGAATTGCCGTATGGGTGGCCTTTGCCATCGCCTTACTCATCACGCCGCAGTTACGTCATCTCGAACAGGCGTACCAGTTCATTCAGGAATACTCCAATTACCTGACGCCCGGAGCCTTTGCCCTGTTTTTCCTAGGGTTGTTCTGGAAACGTACGACCTCCACGGCAGCCCTCGTGGCGGCGAGTGTATCCATTCCGCTGGCGTTGCTGTTCAAGTGGCTGCCCGATACTCCTATTCCTTTTCTGCACCGCACGGGCTGGTGTTTCCTGATTCTGGCCGGACTCATGATTATTATTTCGTTGCTCGATACATCCAGTAAATTCAATCCTAAGGGCTTAGTACTGACGCGATCCATGTTCCGGATTTCACCTTCGTTCGTCGTTTTTTCGGCCCTGGTTTGGGGAATCATTGCGGCGTTGTACACTGTTTTCTGGTAA
- a CDS encoding inositol oxygenase family protein, producing MKTDFSPQEKAPLSSLDVWEDDLLERYPEPETTAKAKEEFRNYDNPERDTVREFYRLNHTYQTYDFVQQKKADFLKFDRKEMPIWEAFNFLNTLVDDSDPDIELDQLQHLLQTSEAIRADGHPDWFVLTGLLHDMGKVLCLFGEPQWAVVGDTFPVGCKPSDKIVYPEFFEANPDSKDERYNTKYGVYEPNCGLNNVHLSWGHDEYLYHMMKDHMPESALYMMRYHSFYAQHREGAYDHLMDDHDREMFKWVKLFNPYDLYSKAPVPPNVKELKPYYEDLIAKYLPSTIKF from the coding sequence ATGAAAACCGACTTCAGTCCTCAAGAAAAAGCACCGCTATCGAGTCTCGACGTTTGGGAAGATGATTTACTGGAACGTTATCCCGAGCCGGAAACGACGGCCAAGGCCAAGGAAGAGTTCCGGAATTACGATAATCCGGAGCGGGATACCGTACGGGAGTTCTATCGCCTCAATCACACGTACCAAACCTACGACTTCGTTCAGCAGAAAAAAGCGGATTTCCTGAAGTTTGATCGGAAAGAAATGCCCATTTGGGAGGCTTTTAACTTCTTGAATACACTGGTGGATGATTCCGATCCGGACATTGAACTCGACCAGTTGCAACACCTGCTCCAGACCTCGGAAGCGATTCGGGCCGACGGCCATCCCGACTGGTTCGTCCTGACGGGTCTATTGCACGATATGGGAAAAGTACTCTGTCTGTTCGGTGAACCACAGTGGGCGGTCGTAGGAGATACGTTCCCGGTGGGCTGTAAACCTTCGGATAAAATTGTCTATCCCGAATTCTTTGAAGCCAATCCGGATAGCAAAGACGAACGCTACAATACCAAATACGGAGTTTACGAACCCAATTGTGGTCTGAACAACGTGCATTTATCCTGGGGGCACGACGAGTATCTGTATCACATGATGAAAGATCATATGCCCGAGTCGGCTTTGTACATGATGCGGTATCACTCGTTTTACGCCCAGCACCGGGAAGGAGCCTACGATCACTTGATGGACGATCACGACCGCGAAATGTTCAAATGGGTGAAGCTCTTCAATCCGTATGACTTGTATTCGAAAGCTCCCGTGCCACCCAATGTGAAAGAACTCAAACCTTACTACGAAGATTTGATAGCGAAATATTTGCCCTCAACGATTAAATTTTAA
- a CDS encoding class I SAM-dependent rRNA methyltransferase, which produces MESVVQIILKPGKDAPVRRFHPWVFSGAIAKTLGKPKDGEVVEVLDHQKNYLATGHYHEGSITVKLFSFEPLTPDADFWLQKLENAFRVRQALQFTTTTCYRLVHGEGDGFPGLILDWYDGVVVFQAHSVGMHREREAIAQALQKLYGDALKGIYDKSHETLPDRYAQSVQNGYLWQKDTITLPHPVLENGHTFLIDWQTGQKTGFFLDQRENRQLLTKYVKGKRVLNAFCYSGGFSIYALSAEASLVHSVDVSEKAIKLVEANVEANAFGPEATHASYAEDVVKYLKTHDQQYDVVVLDPPAYAKSMDARHRAVQGYKRLNIEGLKRLAPGGILFTFSCSQVVDRELFYNTIVAAAIEAGRQVRVLHHLSQGPDHPVNFFHPEGHYLKGLVLYVE; this is translated from the coding sequence ATGGAATCAGTGGTACAGATTATATTGAAGCCCGGAAAGGACGCTCCCGTTCGTCGTTTCCACCCCTGGGTGTTTTCGGGAGCTATTGCCAAAACCCTCGGTAAGCCGAAGGATGGCGAAGTGGTAGAAGTACTCGATCATCAGAAGAACTACCTGGCGACGGGCCACTACCACGAAGGTTCAATTACCGTAAAATTATTCTCGTTTGAGCCGTTAACACCCGATGCAGATTTCTGGTTACAAAAACTAGAAAATGCCTTTCGCGTTCGGCAAGCCTTACAGTTTACGACCACGACTTGCTACCGACTAGTACACGGCGAAGGAGATGGATTTCCTGGTCTTATTCTTGACTGGTACGATGGTGTAGTCGTCTTTCAGGCCCACAGCGTGGGCATGCACCGTGAGCGGGAAGCCATTGCCCAGGCTTTGCAAAAACTATACGGCGATGCTCTGAAAGGTATTTACGATAAGAGTCACGAAACCTTACCGGATCGCTACGCTCAATCGGTACAAAACGGCTATCTCTGGCAAAAGGATACCATCACGTTACCACACCCGGTGCTAGAAAATGGTCATACTTTTTTGATTGACTGGCAAACCGGACAGAAGACAGGCTTTTTCCTGGATCAACGCGAAAATCGTCAGTTGCTCACCAAATACGTAAAAGGCAAACGTGTGCTGAATGCCTTCTGCTACTCGGGTGGCTTTTCGATTTATGCCTTGTCGGCGGAAGCCTCGCTGGTGCATTCGGTAGATGTGTCGGAAAAGGCTATTAAGCTAGTGGAAGCGAACGTCGAAGCCAATGCGTTTGGTCCTGAAGCCACGCACGCTTCGTACGCCGAAGACGTGGTAAAATACCTCAAAACGCACGATCAGCAATACGATGTGGTGGTACTCGATCCACCCGCGTACGCGAAGAGCATGGACGCCCGTCACCGAGCCGTTCAGGGGTATAAACGACTGAATATTGAAGGACTCAAGCGACTCGCTCCGGGCGGTATTCTGTTTACCTTCTCCTGCTCACAAGTAGTGGATCGCGAATTGTTTTACAATACAATCGTTGCCGCCGCTATTGAAGCCGGCCGGCAGGTACGCGTCCTGCATCACCTGTCGCAGGGACCCGATCACCCCGTCAACTTCTTCCATCCCGAGGGCCATTACCTGAAAGGATTGGTTTTGTACGTGGAATAA
- a CDS encoding phospholipase C/P1 nuclease family protein → MENSVNPDKRRYAVVGEAARHYLDVEAYGDSVWNKPYWKDAVAYWGEDTLNTHGIVPWHIQRMTFQLTEAFQQRNIARILKLSAEIGHYIANGNVPLHTTRNYNGQLTGQEGIHAF, encoded by the coding sequence ATGGAAAATTCCGTCAATCCAGATAAGCGTCGCTATGCTGTCGTGGGTGAAGCCGCCCGCCATTACCTCGACGTAGAGGCTTATGGCGACAGTGTCTGGAACAAACCGTACTGGAAGGATGCCGTGGCGTATTGGGGCGAGGATACGCTCAATACGCACGGCATCGTCCCCTGGCACATTCAACGCATGACGTTTCAGTTGACAGAAGCCTTTCAGCAACGAAACATCGCTCGTATTCTAAAACTTTCGGCGGAAATAGGCCATTACATTGCTAATGGGAATGTACCCCTACATACCACGCGTAACTACAACGGCCAACTGACTGGACAGGAAGGCATTCACGCCTTCTGA
- the rpsT gene encoding 30S ribosomal protein S20, with product MANHKSALKRIRANETKRLRNRFQHKTTRTFIKKLRATTDKVEAQDLYKKVASMLDKLAKKNVIHKNKAANNKSKLARFVNKLQAAA from the coding sequence ATGGCAAACCACAAATCAGCTCTGAAGCGGATCCGGGCAAACGAGACGAAACGCCTTCGTAACCGTTTCCAGCATAAAACGACTCGTACGTTCATCAAGAAACTGCGTGCTACTACCGATAAAGTAGAAGCTCAGGACCTGTACAAAAAAGTTGCTTCTATGTTGGATAAATTGGCGAAGAAAAACGTCATCCACAAAAACAAAGCGGCTAACAACAAGTCGAAGCTGGCAAGATTTGTCAACAAACTGCAAGCTGCTGCTTAA
- the radC gene encoding RadC family protein: MTPVYQPLSTIKTWAEEDRPREKLMLKGKAALSDAELLGILINSGIQQYTAVDLAKMILSSVGNDLNQLAKLSIKELSKFKGIGEARAITIVSALELGRRRKESEPIVRSSITSSETAYQALRPHLMDLLHEEFWILLLNRANQIIRPMQVSAGGVSGTVADPKLIFKHAIEHLASGMILAHNHPSGNLQPSQADRDLTRKLKEAGKLLDIPILDHLILSDHKYLSFADEGLL, from the coding sequence ATGACTCCTGTTTACCAGCCGCTAAGTACGATCAAGACCTGGGCCGAAGAAGATCGCCCCCGGGAAAAGTTAATGCTGAAAGGTAAAGCCGCGTTGAGTGATGCCGAACTATTGGGCATCCTGATCAATTCGGGTATTCAACAATATACAGCAGTCGATTTAGCCAAGATGATCCTGAGTAGTGTGGGCAATGACCTCAATCAATTGGCCAAACTGAGTATCAAGGAGCTTTCCAAATTTAAAGGCATCGGCGAAGCCCGGGCTATTACGATTGTATCCGCTCTGGAACTGGGTCGCCGCCGGAAAGAATCGGAACCGATCGTACGCTCATCCATCACGAGTTCAGAAACGGCGTATCAGGCGTTACGACCGCATCTGATGGATTTACTGCACGAGGAATTCTGGATTCTGCTACTCAACCGGGCTAATCAGATCATACGACCTATGCAAGTTTCAGCGGGCGGCGTTTCGGGTACGGTAGCCGATCCTAAGCTGATTTTTAAACACGCCATCGAGCATTTAGCCAGTGGTATGATTCTGGCTCACAATCACCCGTCAGGAAACCTGCAACCCAGTCAGGCGGATAGAGACCTAACCCGAAAGTTAAAGGAAGCCGGAAAGCTACTCGACATCCCCATTCTGGATCACCTAATCCTGTCCGATCATAAGTATTTGAGCTTCGCAGATGAAGGTTTACTTTAA